In Shewanella psychrotolerans, the genomic stretch TGTGGTGGTATCGCCATAGCGCCAGACGCGGTTGCTGGCTCGGCCAAGTTCAAAGCCTCCATCGGTATGACAGGTGAGACAGTCTGTTTTCAGTACTGTGCCTGACTGCACGCCTGCGTATTTCAGGTAATGACCTTCCGCTTCGTGCGCCTTAAAGGCGAAGCTAGTTGATTTACGACCGCCAGGGTAGCCTTCATCTCCTCGTGTGGTTTTATCAGAGGTGTGACAGGTCTGACAGTTGTAGCCATTGTTGTAGTGGTGGTTTTCCTGATTGTGGCAGGTTTGGCATTTTGCCGCATCGACGATAGCACGGCGCGTGGCGATTTGCCCGTTCTCGTCGACACCAGTACCAGACCAGACGAATTGGTAAGGCGCCTCTTTTACCGCCACCGAACGGGTGTTATCGCTACAGGCCGTCATCACCACCTCAGCCACACCATAGCCACCATTGTTGAAGCAGACCTCAATGGCTGACCAGAGTTCAAATGTCTTGCCTGTGGCATCTAGTGGCATATCGAAGGTGTTAGCGACAATGTTAAAGGTCTTGCTGGCATCGTCGTAAGTGGCATCGGATAACCTGAAACGGCGGTTGCTGTAGGATGCGTCGCTATAGGCTGGGTAGTCTTTATCGACATCCCAAGCGACGACCACTCGGGTTCCCAGCTCAATATAGTCGGCGCCGATTGCATTTCCTGAAGCATCGGTAACTTGCACATCAAACTTCAGTTTCCCATCGGCGTCTAAGCCTATGTTGCTAAAGTTGACTCCCATGGCCTGGGCTAGCGCATAAGCCTTGAGGACATCACCATGACGCTTCTCGGCGTTACCTGTGCCTGAGTAGGTATCCGTGGCATTATGACAGGCAACACAGTTGGTGCTGGAGTGAGTTTGTGACGGTTTTTCGGTGTGACAGCCAATACAGGCAAGGTTTGACTGATCGGTCTTAAACAGCGCGGCATCGCTAGGGGCACTTTCGCCCTCGACGTGACAGGCTGCACAATTGGCTGCGGGCTTTTGTGGAAACATTACCTTGCCATAGTCGTGCAGGCTTCCATTATACCCCACAATTTTATAAGGCGCGGGAACATAGCCTTCAGGGGTGCTGGTGACTCTGTTCTGCCCCTTATGGATGGCATGTATCATGTAGGCAAATGCAATGCTATTGCCACTCTCTGGATCGCCAGAGGTTGTGGTGTGGCAACTGGCGCAGTTTTCCAGATCGATGCGCCGACCGCCGTGGAGCGCCAGACTCTCCTCCTGGTGACAGTTCATGCAGGCCTCTTTGCTGACGACATTGCGCGTCTGGATTGAACTGGTCGCACCGGTTGATGGTTGCCAGTCATGGTGGGCGTTGGCCGTTGCTTGAGGCAGTTTCAGTTCCAGTGTCACTCGATGGGTATTGTCAGCATTGTAACTGATGCTAAGAGGTTCGGTGACATTGGCTACGTTTTGCTGGAAGGTGTAGCGATAGCTACCATCTTGATTATCGACTAAGCAGTCTTCACAGCTGCTTGCGGCCTCAACGTTTGCTTGGTACTGAGGTGAGGGGTTAAGCCCTGAAGTATCTTCAGGTAAAGAACCTGGCTGTCTTAACGAATTGATATAGGCTTGCCACTGGTAGCCTCTATCAAACTCCTGACCGTCTATAGTTTCGACGACATTAGCGAGCTGGGCGATTCCAAAGCGTAAATCATAATCTTTGGTGAGGCCGAGTACGGCGACGCCATTGGCATTTTCCAGCTTAAAGGTCACGCTTACTTGTCCATCTTCGACCGAGGCCTCCGTAAATTCTGCCATTACGGTCGGTGTGTCATCGATATTGATACCGATAGGGCCGTCAGCGCCATCTTCACCATCCTTCCCGTCACTGCCACAACCCAGCAGGAGCGTGCTGCAACTTAGGGTAATGAGGCTCCATCGATTCACCTTTCTCATTATATCCATCATAGTGCGTTCCATTTTTAATCTATCAATGCTTGTTAGGATAGGCGCTAGCCATACTAGCGCCTCCACGGGTTACTTAATTGGATGAACTTTTAACACATCTGCCGGAGCGCCCTGACCATGACAGGTCGTGCAGCTTTCAGTACCTGCGGTAGCATCTGACAGAGTCCCCATAAATACGGCACCTTGCTGGATCATATGGTTCTTGGCTGTGTCACCGTTATGGCAATCGCTACAGATCGCCGCAGTTGGACTGGTGTATAGGTCGCCTGCAATTGCTAGGGGGGTAACCCCGGCATAAAGTGGCAGTGCTACAGTGGCAATACCACTATCTTGCGTATGACATTGAGTACAGTTGCCTATATCACCAGGGTAATTGATTGATTCATAGCTTTCTCGATTACCGCTATGAATACCATGGATTAAGTGCTTAAAGTCGGCCGTTGCCGTTGATGGATTGTCGGTTGCATCGGCGACCATGTTCGGGTTGTGACAAATCTGACACTGTCCCTCTAAGTCATTTCGCGAGCCGTGGAAGTTGAGTTGTTGATCCCCATGGCAACTGCCACAGGTGTCATTGGTCACTACCACGCGGCGTCCGCTATCAGAAAGCGATTGAGCGCTGTAGAATTGATGGCTTGATTTGATCGTGATTTCGGCATTAGCTTCGTTGTTACAGTCTCCTAATACGCCTTCTGAAGCGCAAATCTTGCCTTGGATCGCTAAGGTACCTTTATCCATCTCGCTACCCACAGGAACAGTGACGCCTGCAATTTGGTAACTATAACGTCCAGCACTGCCAGAGAGGGGAGTGACTTCTTTAAGCTTTATTGATTTGGGTGAACGAGTGGCATAGTCGAAACTGGTTCCCCAATTGGCGTAGACGCGCAGATCTGAAATAAAGCTGAGATTATCGGCACTCTCTGTGTAGATTTCACCCGATTGTGGATTTTGCAACGTGATGGTAAATGAGACTGTATCACCTGCTAACGATGCCGCACTAATCTGTGGCAGGAACTGAGCTAAGGCGTCATCATTGCCACCATCATTGTGGACGCTAGCTGTCCAGTCTGAGTTATGACAGGCGACGCAATTCGCGTTATTCGCTTGAGCTGGATGACCTTCTCCAGCTTTGAAATCGATGCGAGTATGGCATGAGCCGCAGCTTTCCATTGTAGGCACTCTGGCCCAATTTTGCTGCTCAGCTAATGTTTCATCTTCAGCGTGGCAAGTTTGACAGTTAGCTAAAGAGCCTGGGAACCCGGTTAAATGTTTACCATGGATCATCTGTGGGAAGATATTATCTGAATTACTCACATGATCAGCGTTATGGCAGGCGACGCAGGTCTCTACCTGATTATATCTACCGCGGTGGAAAGCTAAGTCGTTATGGCAAGTATTACAGCTTGCTATCTTAACAATATTGCGGGTGTATACTGGTTTGCTGCTTTGGCCAGTCTCAGGTGCTTGCCAATCAAAATGCTGATTAGTGACGGGTAACTGGGTACCATCAGGCAGACTATCTCCACCGACTTTGATGACTATTCGTTGGGTGGCTCCCGCCTCATAGCTGACCTCATTCATGCCGTTAAACGCCGCACTAAAAGTATAGCTATAGTTACCGTTTTTGTAGTCGATGTATTCTCCTGGACAACTAGTCGCACAGGTTTCCGAGGTGAAATATTGCCATTGTGAGCTGTCACCTGCATTGGTATAGCCTTGAGGGAGTAACTGCGCGGCAATAAAGGTGCTAGTTGCCACGCCAACTACAGGCTCATCATCCTGGTTGGTGACTCGGTAATTAACCGTCGCAATACCATCTTGCATAGCGACCTCATCAAATGAGATCTGCAACGTACTAATATCCATCGCTGGTGGGCCACCTGGCTCCCCTGGATTTCCTGGGGAGCCATCATCGCCTCCACAGGCACTGAGCAAGATAGCAAGTCCGATAGCGGCCCCGTAATATGTTATGTTTGTCATCTTTTTCATCATATCTTCCTTGGCATTTTGGTGATTGGCATCAGTTAGAGTTGATAACTCAATGTCAGTCCAAAGTAGTGGGCACTATAGTCGTGGCTTAAGTCTCCAAAGCTCAGCAGGTTGGGCACTGCATCAAGGGCTAATCCTTGATTCGCCCAATCGGCATCTTGATATTGTTCATATATCCAATCGAATCGCAGGCCAACTTTTTCACTGACTCGATAATCAGCAAAAGCATTAAGGTTATGTTTGGTTGAATAGTAGTTGCCATAAGGGGAATGCAATCCTTGCATGACTTGGGTATCGATTTGACCATCTGCATAAGTGTAATCTAGGCCGAGCTTGAGCTTTTTATCCATTAAATTGGCGTAATTGATGCCAGCACCAATCAGTGTGGATTGCTCTTCTGAGCGTGAATACCAATTGGGCGTTGCGTAATTACTGCTGCCAGCTTGATCGCTATCTCGCCAATCTTGGTTCAAAAAGGCATTCAGATTGAGATTATCGTTAATAGCGTATTGTGCTGACAGGTCATAGCCTTGGGTTTTAACATTTGTAAGCCCAATGAGGGTATCGGTGTAATCGTCTTGCATCCAATGTGCATTTGCACTGATGTTGTAGCTGCCGCTCGAATAACTCGTGTACAAGGCATAGCGTTGGCGTTCTCTATCGGCCAAATAGCTTTTTCTAAGTAGTGGATTGCTCGGACTCGATGTGGTATTTACCGCTTCATAATTGCTGCCTGAACGGTCACTGGCTTGGGCTTTTAGCCACAGTTGCCATTGTGGTGACACCCGATAGTTAAATTTACCAAACAGGGTCGACTCTTTCAGGCTTTGTCGGTCTAAATCGCTGTAGTTATTATGATCATATTCATAACCAACATCGATATAGGCGGCGCGTGCGATACGATATTTTGCTGCGATATTTGCCTGCTGCTTAGTTCTGTCGTACTCGGGGTTGGCTGCATTTCCTGCGTAGTAGCTGTCAGTAACAATTTGTGGATAGCTATTGATCTCCGTTTTGTTATCGCGGTCGCGATAGTCATAACTTGCTCTAAGGGAAAGTTCACGGGTGATTCGCCCTGAGTAGTTCAGTTTCATCTCAATAATATCGACTTGGCTATCTAAGTTAGCACTGGGCAACATTGGTGAAGGGCCATTGATGGTCGCAGGCAGATAAGCCTGATCTTGGGTCATGCGAGTAAACCCAATATGCATTAACACTTGCTGGCCAGCGTCTGAAAATTGCGTATTGCCTGCAATTCGATAGGCTTTATTGTCTGGCGCTACCGCACTTTGTCCAGAATAGGCTGCACCAAAGGTTGGGGTGAAAGCGGACTGCCAGTGCAGTGATTGTTCATCGTTGTTGTAATGACTCAATTCAGCATCTATGCCTGCTAACCAATTGTCACCGCGTAGATATAACTTAGCGCTGAGCTCATCGGTTGAATCATCGATGCGCTGGGCAAGCATGGTACTGTTTGTCAGCAGGTTAGCACTGGCTGCACGTTGGCCTTGGCGCTGTTCATGCTGGTAATCAATCTCAGCCTGATAGAAATCACCGCGATAAGCGCCATTTAGTTGATAGCGATCTCTGGCTATCTTTAATGCTGTTGCTAGGCTGCTGGTGTAAAGATCGCTCATTTTCGCTGTTGTCGCGCCCGCTTGCCATTGCTGGGGTAATTGCCAACGACCATTTTGGGTTTTATAGGGAGTTAATGCTTGATTGGTATCATAGTGCGCAGTGCCGCGATAAGCGGCTGTAATGGCATATTGTCCGGGTCTACCCGTGGTGAGATCGGCAGAGCCGTTTTCATAACCTAATCTATCAGCTTTGAATCTTGTTCTATAGCCGGTTTCATTTTGATGAGTCACATTGGCTTCGAGACTGGCGACGACGCCATCCTCGTCTGTTCCTGTGGTATTGCCAAAACGACTATCTTCGCCATCATTGTGGGCTGCACCTATGCCTACCTGGCCATGAGCGCCAGTTGTGACGGCGCAGCGCTGGCATTTCCAACCGTCTAGCTTTAATGAGTCTCGGTTTGCCGACGATATACCATATCCTTCGCTGTAAGCCATGGTGCTCATAATGGCGAATGCTAGGGTGCTAAGACGAAGCGGTAGCGCGTTATGTCGATTGTAATTATTCATGCTAATGCTCCCTATTAACGCTGTAATAATTTGCCAGATGGATGGTTAGAACCGTGAACTTGGTTATGGCAGTTCATGCAGCTTTGACCGGCATTGAATGCGTTTGGAGTGTTACCAAAGACGGCATTGGAGGTGTGTCCATCAGAGGCGTGGCATTGTTGGCAGAGTTGTGGTGGTTTAGCGGTCAACATAGCTTCGTTGACGCTGCCGTGGGGATTGTGACAATTGGCGCAGTTGTCTGTGACAGGAGCATGTTCCCACAGTTTAGGGCCGCGTTTTTCGGTGTGGCAGGCATAACAGTTTTCGTTGATGCTCATCTGTTTAAGGCTAGCGTCATTTAGGCTGCCGTGAGGATTGTGACAGTCGCTACAGGTCATCTGTTGCCATTGCATAGGATGTGAGCTGCGTTTATGCAGATCGGCTTTCTGTTGGGTATGACAAGTGGTACAAACGTCGACCTCTTGGGTCTTGTCTAAGATGGGATCATGGCCTGTATGCACCTGATGGCAGTCACTACAGGCAACATCGGCCGTATCGTGATGATTTCCATCCCATGCCATGCGCTTATCATCGTTGTGACAGCTCATACATACGCTGTTTTGTTTGAAGGCGGGAACGGGGGAGTTGGCACCAAAGGTGATCATAGGTTCCTTGCCTCCCTTGTTATGCTTGCCCATGGGGCCGTGACAAGCTTCACATTGCAGATCTGCCATTGGTGAGCCTTTGACCTGAGCATTGCCATGAACGCCATCAAACAGCGCCATAACGGTTTGGCTTTTCTTGTGACACATTAGGCAGGTGTCTGCGCCTTTTGGCGAGTATTGCCCTTGGGCGAATTTTTCATCGAGGATCTGTTCAACCTCTTTTGCTGGGGTTTTATCCCATGGCGTTGCCATGACAGTGATACTAAATAGCAGTGATGTTGCTAATAAACCGAGGTTTTTAAGTTGGCTTATTAAAAAAGTAGAGTCCATTTTCATCATTTTCCGTCCCAAGCAGGTTGCGCTAAGTTTCTAATTGTTGTTATTAATTAATGGCTAATTTACCAAACCTAAATAATAGGCTGAAAATGTGATTCTTGTGTGAAAATAATGTTGTCAATTTGATTTGGTAACTTAGGTTTTTTAAGGAATTAGCGTGAAATGTGACATGGATCACATATCTGTTTGGTTAGATGCTTATGATTGCTGTCGCAATGAAAATCATTATCATTTAATAAATGGTTTTACTGATTGAGATATCTGTCACATAATATAAAATACAATTGAAAACTATTATCGTTTCCAATCCCAAATATTGATCTAGATAAAGTTATTTTAGCGGATGCTCCGTTAGAATCGGTGTTAGTTAAGACTATTCGAGGCCTGAAAAGGTAGTAATACGATATGAAATTAAGCGAATTGAAGCCAGGCGATAGCGCCGTTATCTCAGCTGTTGGTCAAATAGACCTGCCAGCAGTTGTTAAACGCAAACTCTTATCGATGGGCATAACACCGAATACCTCTTTTACTTTATTGAGAAGAGCCCCCTTAGGTTCTGGGCTCGAGTTGGCGATTCGCGGCAGCAAATTATGTATGCGTAAAGATTTAGCGGATGTGATCGAGGTGGATGCTGCTCATGGCTAGACAATTTCATTGTGTCACTGTAGGTAACCCAAACGCGGGTAAATCTACCCTTTTTAATGCCCTTACTGGCGCGAATCAACAGGTTGGTAACTGGTCTGGCGTGACGGTTGAGAAAAAGACGGGTCAGTTCACGCTTAATGGCACCGATGTATTATTAACCGATCTTCCTGGTATCTACGATCTGTTGCCCGCAGGCAGTAGCTGTGACTGTTCACTCGATGAGCAGATTGCGCAACAATATCTTGCTGATGCCACTATGGATGGCATTATTAACCTTGTTGATGCAACGAATATAGAACGGCATCTTTATCTTACTGTGCAGCTGAGGGAACTAGGTATTCCTATGGTCGTAGTGATCAATAAGATCGATGCGGCTAAGGCTCATGGGATTGAAATTGACACATCGGCAATGAGCGAGCAGTTAGGCTGTCCTGTTATTGCTGTCTGCTCAAGAGATGAAGCCGATATTGAACAGGTAAAGGCACAAGTTGTCGATCTGCTCGATGGCAAGGTCTCCGAAGCCCCTTTAGTTCTCAGTTATGATGAACAGATTGAATCGGGTATTGCAGCCCTGTATAGCCGCGATGAGAGTCTAAGTCGTGGCCGAGCTTTAGCTATGTTAGCTAACGGTTTAGGTTGTGGTCAGTGTAAGAATGGCCAAATGCTTACCGAAGTTGCACAGTGTTCAGAAGGATTGGCGGCTCAAGGGCAAGATATTGAGATCATGGTGGCCACCACGCGTTTTGATTTTGTTCAAAAGGTGTTTAACCAATCTGTGACTAATGGTGATGTGCAGACGATGAGTGATCGTCTCGATAAAATGATACTGCATCCTGTTGCAGGCATTCCAATTTTCTTATTGGTTATGTATTTAATGTTTATGTTTAGCATTAACGTGGGCAGCGCATTTATCGATTTCTTTGACATCGCCGCAGGGGCGTTATTTGTCGATCATCTTGGTTCTTGGATGAGTAATATTGGTGCCCCAGCGTGGTTAGTGACCATCATCGCTGGTGGTGTTGGCCAAGGTATTCAAACTGTTGCGACTTTTATTCCTGTTATTGCAGCCTTATTCTTGGCTCTTTCTGTATTAGAAGGTTCAGGTTACATGGCGAGAGCGGCATTTGTCGTTGATGGATTGATGCGTCGTATTGGTCTGCCTGGCAAAGCTTTTGTTCCTATGATCGTCGGTTTTGGTTGTTCGGTTCCTGCCATTATGGCTACGCGTACTTTAGGTAGTGAGCGTGAGCGTATTGTTACGGGCATGATGGCGCCATTCATGTCTTGTGGCGCGCGTCTTCCAGTATACGCACTGTTTGCAGCGGCCTTTTTCCCTGAATCGGGTCAAAATCTTGTATTTTTGTTGTACATCAT encodes the following:
- the feoB gene encoding Fe(2+) transporter permease subunit FeoB — protein: MARQFHCVTVGNPNAGKSTLFNALTGANQQVGNWSGVTVEKKTGQFTLNGTDVLLTDLPGIYDLLPAGSSCDCSLDEQIAQQYLADATMDGIINLVDATNIERHLYLTVQLRELGIPMVVVINKIDAAKAHGIEIDTSAMSEQLGCPVIAVCSRDEADIEQVKAQVVDLLDGKVSEAPLVLSYDEQIESGIAALYSRDESLSRGRALAMLANGLGCGQCKNGQMLTEVAQCSEGLAAQGQDIEIMVATTRFDFVQKVFNQSVTNGDVQTMSDRLDKMILHPVAGIPIFLLVMYLMFMFSINVGSAFIDFFDIAAGALFVDHLGSWMSNIGAPAWLVTIIAGGVGQGIQTVATFIPVIAALFLALSVLEGSGYMARAAFVVDGLMRRIGLPGKAFVPMIVGFGCSVPAIMATRTLGSERERIVTGMMAPFMSCGARLPVYALFAAAFFPESGQNLVFLLYIIGILAAIGTGLLLRSTILPGTSSAVVMELPNYEKPKFKAVMARTGKRTKSFIKGAGKTIVIVVTLLNFINAIGIDGSFGHENSSESVLSVASQKVTPLFSPMGIEPDNWPATVGIITGIFAKEAVVGTLNSLYSTASGDEEALKPLSESFSEALATIPENLFGIAPDDPLSLSVGDLSTVESASAELEVEATTFSALQAGFSGVVAAFAYLLFVLLYTPCVAAMGALVGEFGSRWATFAATWTFGLAYGTATVFYQAATFAAHPLQSSLWIGFFFVALISFYLWLKRKAPKPQNIIPVINVVTE
- a CDS encoding OmcA/MtrC family decaheme c-type cytochrome — translated: MKKMTNITYYGAAIGLAILLSACGGDDGSPGNPGEPGGPPAMDISTLQISFDEVAMQDGIATVNYRVTNQDDEPVVGVATSTFIAAQLLPQGYTNAGDSSQWQYFTSETCATSCPGEYIDYKNGNYSYTFSAAFNGMNEVSYEAGATQRIVIKVGGDSLPDGTQLPVTNQHFDWQAPETGQSSKPVYTRNIVKIASCNTCHNDLAFHRGRYNQVETCVACHNADHVSNSDNIFPQMIHGKHLTGFPGSLANCQTCHAEDETLAEQQNWARVPTMESCGSCHTRIDFKAGEGHPAQANNANCVACHNSDWTASVHNDGGNDDALAQFLPQISAASLAGDTVSFTITLQNPQSGEIYTESADNLSFISDLRVYANWGTSFDYATRSPKSIKLKEVTPLSGSAGRYSYQIAGVTVPVGSEMDKGTLAIQGKICASEGVLGDCNNEANAEITIKSSHQFYSAQSLSDSGRRVVVTNDTCGSCHGDQQLNFHGSRNDLEGQCQICHNPNMVADATDNPSTATADFKHLIHGIHSGNRESYESINYPGDIGNCTQCHTQDSGIATVALPLYAGVTPLAIAGDLYTSPTAAICSDCHNGDTAKNHMIQQGAVFMGTLSDATAGTESCTTCHGQGAPADVLKVHPIK
- a CDS encoding OmcA/MtrC family decaheme c-type cytochrome, encoding MMDIMRKVNRWSLITLSCSTLLLGCGSDGKDGEDGADGPIGINIDDTPTVMAEFTEASVEDGQVSVTFKLENANGVAVLGLTKDYDLRFGIAQLANVVETIDGQEFDRGYQWQAYINSLRQPGSLPEDTSGLNPSPQYQANVEAASSCEDCLVDNQDGSYRYTFQQNVANVTEPLSISYNADNTHRVTLELKLPQATANAHHDWQPSTGATSSIQTRNVVSKEACMNCHQEESLALHGGRRIDLENCASCHTTTSGDPESGNSIAFAYMIHAIHKGQNRVTSTPEGYVPAPYKIVGYNGSLHDYGKVMFPQKPAANCAACHVEGESAPSDAALFKTDQSNLACIGCHTEKPSQTHSSTNCVACHNATDTYSGTGNAEKRHGDVLKAYALAQAMGVNFSNIGLDADGKLKFDVQVTDASGNAIGADYIELGTRVVVAWDVDKDYPAYSDASYSNRRFRLSDATYDDASKTFNIVANTFDMPLDATGKTFELWSAIEVCFNNGGYGVAEVVMTACSDNTRSVAVKEAPYQFVWSGTGVDENGQIATRRAIVDAAKCQTCHNQENHHYNNGYNCQTCHTSDKTTRGDEGYPGGRKSTSFAFKAHEAEGHYLKYAGVQSGTVLKTDCLTCHTDGGFELGRASNRVWRYGDTTTGIDIWVSSDAGACLSCHQKYLKDSGAAHIQTNGGILDGMSADDVRNRAAESCSTCHTPTQLLGIHNP
- a CDS encoding DmsE family decaheme c-type cytochrome, giving the protein MKMDSTFLISQLKNLGLLATSLLFSITVMATPWDKTPAKEVEQILDEKFAQGQYSPKGADTCLMCHKKSQTVMALFDGVHGNAQVKGSPMADLQCEACHGPMGKHNKGGKEPMITFGANSPVPAFKQNSVCMSCHNDDKRMAWDGNHHDTADVACSDCHQVHTGHDPILDKTQEVDVCTTCHTQQKADLHKRSSHPMQWQQMTCSDCHNPHGSLNDASLKQMSINENCYACHTEKRGPKLWEHAPVTDNCANCHNPHGSVNEAMLTAKPPQLCQQCHASDGHTSNAVFGNTPNAFNAGQSCMNCHNQVHGSNHPSGKLLQR
- a CDS encoding FeoA family protein, which encodes MKLSELKPGDSAVISAVGQIDLPAVVKRKLLSMGITPNTSFTLLRRAPLGSGLELAIRGSKLCMRKDLADVIEVDAAHG
- a CDS encoding MtrB/PioB family decaheme-associated outer membrane protein; its protein translation is MNNYNRHNALPLRLSTLAFAIMSTMAYSEGYGISSANRDSLKLDGWKCQRCAVTTGAHGQVGIGAAHNDGEDSRFGNTTGTDEDGVVASLEANVTHQNETGYRTRFKADRLGYENGSADLTTGRPGQYAITAAYRGTAHYDTNQALTPYKTQNGRWQLPQQWQAGATTAKMSDLYTSSLATALKIARDRYQLNGAYRGDFYQAEIDYQHEQRQGQRAASANLLTNSTMLAQRIDDSTDELSAKLYLRGDNWLAGIDAELSHYNNDEQSLHWQSAFTPTFGAAYSGQSAVAPDNKAYRIAGNTQFSDAGQQVLMHIGFTRMTQDQAYLPATINGPSPMLPSANLDSQVDIIEMKLNYSGRITRELSLRASYDYRDRDNKTEINSYPQIVTDSYYAGNAANPEYDRTKQQANIAAKYRIARAAYIDVGYEYDHNNYSDLDRQSLKESTLFGKFNYRVSPQWQLWLKAQASDRSGSNYEAVNTTSSPSNPLLRKSYLADRERQRYALYTSYSSGSYNISANAHWMQDDYTDTLIGLTNVKTQGYDLSAQYAINDNLNLNAFLNQDWRDSDQAGSSNYATPNWYSRSEEQSTLIGAGINYANLMDKKLKLGLDYTYADGQIDTQVMQGLHSPYGNYYSTKHNLNAFADYRVSEKVGLRFDWIYEQYQDADWANQGLALDAVPNLLSFGDLSHDYSAHYFGLTLSYQL